A genomic window from Chloroflexota bacterium includes:
- a CDS encoding dihydrolipoyl dehydrogenase: MRKYDLIVIGSGAGMNVAANAAAHGMRVAVVEHGPLGGTCLNNGCIPTKILLYPADVVRALEDAAAIGVHGSVSRVDFALIMRRMRAYVDEGREEMERALAHSANPKVYRGTGEFVGDYTLRVGKETITAPKILIASGARPLVPPVEGLREAGYLDNVSVLNLQKPPESLVIIGGGYIACEYGHFFSAMGTKVTILGRNPRLLKEEEPEISEIVRRRFSKYAEIHTNFEVVRVAKANGKKVVTARDRSDGETYDFAADEILLAVGRRSNADLLKPEKTGVQTDKDGWIVVNEYLETTKPNIWALGDAIGKHMFRHTANHEADAVWHAIATGHRHPMDFHAVPHAVFGYPQVGSVGMTEAQALAAGRKILVGRARYTDVTKGYAMGEEDSLVKVIVEQETGKILGCHIVGTDAAILVQQIVYIMNAGDQSYTPLADSQVIHPALSEAVITAFARLAPPGHEHHGR; this comes from the coding sequence ATGCGCAAATACGATCTCATCGTCATTGGCTCGGGCGCCGGGATGAACGTGGCCGCGAACGCGGCAGCCCACGGCATGCGCGTCGCCGTCGTGGAGCACGGCCCCCTCGGCGGAACCTGCCTGAACAACGGGTGCATTCCCACCAAGATTCTGCTGTACCCCGCCGACGTCGTCCGCGCCCTTGAGGACGCCGCCGCCATCGGGGTACACGGCAGCGTCTCCAGGGTGGACTTCGCCCTCATCATGCGGCGGATGCGCGCCTACGTGGACGAGGGGCGAGAGGAGATGGAGCGCGCCCTGGCCCACTCTGCCAACCCCAAGGTGTACCGCGGGACGGGCGAATTCGTCGGCGACTACACCCTGCGCGTCGGCAAGGAGACCATCACCGCGCCCAAAATCCTCATCGCCTCGGGCGCAAGGCCCCTGGTGCCGCCCGTGGAAGGGCTGCGCGAGGCGGGCTATCTGGACAACGTGTCCGTGCTGAACCTACAGAAGCCGCCGGAAAGCCTTGTCATCATCGGCGGGGGCTACATCGCCTGCGAGTACGGCCACTTCTTCTCGGCTATGGGGACGAAGGTTACCATCCTGGGGCGCAATCCGCGCCTGCTGAAGGAAGAAGAGCCGGAGATATCGGAGATCGTCCGCCGCCGATTCTCCAAGTATGCGGAGATTCACACCAACTTTGAGGTTGTCAGGGTTGCCAAAGCCAACGGCAAGAAAGTCGTAACCGCCCGCGACCGCAGCGACGGTGAGACCTACGACTTCGCCGCCGATGAGATTCTGCTGGCCGTGGGGAGGCGATCCAACGCCGACCTGCTGAAGCCCGAGAAGACCGGCGTCCAGACCGACAAGGACGGGTGGATTGTCGTCAACGAGTACCTGGAGACGACCAAGCCCAACATCTGGGCGCTGGGCGACGCCATCGGCAAGCACATGTTCCGCCACACGGCCAACCACGAGGCCGACGCCGTGTGGCACGCCATCGCCACGGGACATCGCCACCCGATGGACTTCCACGCAGTGCCCCATGCCGTGTTCGGCTACCCGCAGGTCGGCTCGGTGGGCATGACCGAGGCGCAGGCCCTGGCCGCCGGGCGCAAGATTCTGGTCGGGCGCGCCCGTTACACCGACGTAACGAAGGGCTACGCCATGGGCGAGGAGGATAGCCTGGTCAAGGTGATCGTGGAGCAGGAGACGGGGAAAATCCTGGGCTGCCACATCGTCGGCACCGACGCGGCCATCCTGGTGCAGCAAATCGTGTACATCATGAACGCGGGCGATCAGTCGTACACGCCGCTGGCCGATTCCCAGGTCATCCACCCCGCGCTCAGCGAGGCGGTCATCACAGCCTTCGCCCGCCTGGCGCCCCCCGGACACGAGCATCACGGGCGCTGA